The nucleotide window TCACAAGCCCCTGGATGCTGCCGGCGCTGTACCTCTACCGGCTGTTGAATATGCCCCGGCGCGCGTTTCAGATATTTTCCCATCCCGTCTGGCGACAGAAGGCAGACGCCCGCACCTGAAAAAAATGACAGTCGGTATCGCCTAAGGCGATACCGACTGTTGAGTTGCCTGCTTCCTATCCCGTCGTCGCCTCGTCGACCAATTCGATCCAGTGTCTGACGGGAACCGTGCTTTCGCTGGCCAGGTGCATCTGGCAGCCGACATTCGCGGTCGCAATCGCCTCGGGCGTGTCACCCTCCAGCGCCCGAAGCTTGTTTGCCCGCAGCCTGGCAGACAGTTCCGGCTGCAGGATGGAGTAGGTGCCCGCGGAGCCGCAGCACAGATGTGCGTCCGGCACTGCGGTCAGGGTGAAACCCGCACGTTGCAGAATATCTTCCACGACTCCGTTCAATTGCTGGCCGTGCTGCAGCGTACAGGGGCTGTGAAACGCGACACGCTGCCCGTCGGAGACCGTTCTTTGTGTCGGCAAACCTTCCTTGTTCAATACCTCGGCGATATCCATCGCAAGCTCGCTGATGCGATTCGCCTTGTCACGATAGACCGGATCGTGTTTCAACAGGCTGCCATACTCCTTGACGACGGTCCCGCAGCCGGACGCAGTGATGACAATCGCCTCGGCGCCCTGCTCCACGTGGGGCCACCAGGCATCGATGTTTCGGCGAAAAAATCCGAGGGCCTCTTCGGTCGCGGACAGGTGGTGACTCACGGCACCGCAACAGCCGGCTTGCGGCGTCGAATCGAGCTGTATCCCGAGGCGATCCAGGATGCGCGCGGCGGCAGCGTTGGTTCGTGGCGTCGCCACGCTCTGCACGCATCCCTCCAGTACCAGCATGCGCCGTGGATGTGGATGCACGATCCGTTCCAGATCCGGTTGTGGTTCGGGAACCTGTCTTCTCAATCCGGCGGGTAGGACGGGCGCCAGCATCCGGGCCAGGCGGAGCAACGGCGCGACCCGGGCAGGGTAGGGGAACAGTTTTCGCAGCATGAACCGCTGCGCCCGGGACAGCGGATTGCGGGGCGCCGCTGTCTCGATGCGTTCGCGTCCCAGGTCCAGGAGACGACCGTAGCGGACCCCCGAGGGGCAGGTGGTCTCGCAGGACCGGCAGGTGAGACAACGATCCAGATGCTGTCGGGTCTTGCGGGTGACCGGTTGCCCTTCGAACATCTGCTTGATCAGATAGATGCGTCCCCGCGGGCCGTCGAGTTCGTCACCGAGCAACTGGTAGGTGGGGCAGGTGGCGGTACAGAATCCGCAATGTACGCAGGAACGCAGGATGGAATCCGCCTCGCGGCCTTGCGGTGTATCGCGGAACGGGGATGAGATCTGCGTCTGCATGGGTCCGTCGCCTCTGGCCCGTCAGAGGTCTGCGTACATGCGCCCGGGATTGAAAATCCCGGCCGGGTCGAAGGCCTGTTTCAGTCTTCGGTGCACCTGCATCAGACCGTCGCTCAAGGGATGAAATACCTCATCGTGGTCTGGCGCGTTGCGGAACAGCGTCGCGTGCCCGCCGGCGGCGGCCGCCGATTCCCTCACCTGTTTGAGGGGGAGGTCGGAGGAAAGCCACCGCAGGGCTCCGTCCCATTCGTAGACCCATTCGCCGGGGAGCGTCAAGGGAGGGGAGTCCGGGGCGACGGAGAGTCGCCACAAGGGGCTGTCGCTCGAGAGTGCCGCGACGCGGTGTTCCCGCAATGCCTCCCAGAAGTTGCCGGCCTGCTCCAGGGGTTCGCCGCCGATCTGTTCGCGTGCCGCTGTGACGGCATTGCCGGTCCCGGACAACCTGACGTACAGGCTGCCGTTCATCTGGCAGGTGGCCGATATCGGTAGCGCGCGACGTCCCCAGAGCTGCATATGTTCCAGTGCCTGCACGGCCGTGGCCGCGAGTCGCAGGGTCTCCTCGGTTTCGGGTCGTGGCAGGACCTTCAGAGACACCTCGAGCAGCAGGCCAAGGGTGCCGAGTGCCCCGCACATCAATCGCGAGACATCGTATCCCGCGACATTCTTCATGACCTGACCACCGAATCGAAGTACGTCTCCCTTTCCGTTGATCGTCCGGCATCCCAGGATGAAGTCCCGCGCTGCACCGCTCCGCGCCCTTCGTGGTCCGGAAAGATTGCAGGCTATCGTCCCCCCGATCGTGGCTCCCTCACCGAAATGCGGGGGCTCGAAAGGCAGGATCTGGTTCTGCGAGGCCAGCGTTTCCTCGATCGCGTCCAGAGGAGTGCCGCTGAGCGCGGTGACGACGAGTTCCGTCGGTTCGTAGTTGACGATCCCGCTGTGCTCACGCGTGTCCACGGGATCGCCGCTCGGTGTGCGCCCGTAAAACACCTTGGTGTCACCGCCGCGGATACATAGGGGCTTTCGGCGATCAAGGGCGGACCGGACCCGTACCGCAAGCTGCTCGGTGTTATCGCGTGGTTCCATTTCGCGGGTGTCAGAAGCGTTCCAGATCGGGGAACGGCAGCTCGCCGTGATGGACGTGCATGGCACCGAATTCCGCGCAGCGGTGCAGGGTAGGCACCGCCTTGCCGGGATTGAGCAGGCCGGCTGGATCGAACGCCCCTTTTACGGCGTGGAACTGATCGAGTTCGGCGGAGGCGAACTGCACGCACATCTGGTTGATCTTCTCCATGCCGACACCGTGCTCTCCTGTGATCGTGCCCCCCACCGAAACACACAGTTCCAGGATCTTGCCGCCGAATTCCTCGGTTCGCTCCAGTTCGCCCGGCCGGTTGGCGTCGTAGAGTATCAGCGGATGCAGATTGCCATCCCCCGCGTGGAAGACGTTGGCCACCGGCAGATCGTACGAGCCGGATAGATCGGATATTGCCTCGAGCACCTCCGGCAGACGCCTGCGCGGGATCGTCCCGTCCATGCAGTAGTAGTCGGGTGAGATTCGACCCACGGCGGGAAAGGCGGCCTTTCTTCCCTTCCAGAAGCCCAGCCTTTCGGTCTCGTCGCGTGCCGTGCGAAGCTCGATGGCGCCGGCCTGCCTCAGGATCTCGCGTACGCGCACGATCTGTTCGGACACCTCCGCGTTGGCGCCGTCGAGTTCGCAGAGCAGGATGGCGGCGGCGTCGGTGGGATACCCGGCATGCACGAAGTCCTCGGCGGCGCGGATCGCGAGTGTATCCATCATTTCGAGTCCCGCCGGGATGATGCCTGCCGCGATGATGTCCCCGACCGCGGCACCGGCCTTGACCACGTTATCGAAGGCGGCCAGGACGACCTGGGCGCGTTCGGGCTTCGGCAGCAGCTTAACGGTGACCTCGACGATGACGCCG belongs to Gammaproteobacteria bacterium and includes:
- the glcF gene encoding glycolate oxidase subunit GlcF yields the protein MQTQISSPFRDTPQGREADSILRSCVHCGFCTATCPTYQLLGDELDGPRGRIYLIKQMFEGQPVTRKTRQHLDRCLTCRSCETTCPSGVRYGRLLDLGRERIETAAPRNPLSRAQRFMLRKLFPYPARVAPLLRLARMLAPVLPAGLRRQVPEPQPDLERIVHPHPRRMLVLEGCVQSVATPRTNAAAARILDRLGIQLDSTPQAGCCGAVSHHLSATEEALGFFRRNIDAWWPHVEQGAEAIVITASGCGTVVKEYGSLLKHDPVYRDKANRISELAMDIAEVLNKEGLPTQRTVSDGQRVAFHSPCTLQHGQQLNGVVEDILQRAGFTLTAVPDAHLCCGSAGTYSILQPELSARLRANKLRALEGDTPEAIATANVGCQMHLASESTVPVRHWIELVDEATTG
- the glcE gene encoding glycolate oxidase subunit GlcE, encoding MEPRDNTEQLAVRVRSALDRRKPLCIRGGDTKVFYGRTPSGDPVDTREHSGIVNYEPTELVVTALSGTPLDAIEETLASQNQILPFEPPHFGEGATIGGTIACNLSGPRRARSGAARDFILGCRTINGKGDVLRFGGQVMKNVAGYDVSRLMCGALGTLGLLLEVSLKVLPRPETEETLRLAATAVQALEHMQLWGRRALPISATCQMNGSLYVRLSGTGNAVTAAREQIGGEPLEQAGNFWEALREHRVAALSSDSPLWRLSVAPDSPPLTLPGEWVYEWDGALRWLSSDLPLKQVRESAAAAGGHATLFRNAPDHDEVFHPLSDGLMQVHRRLKQAFDPAGIFNPGRMYADL
- a CDS encoding FAD-binding protein, whose translation is MAETRQQNSQERGRLIEGLQRILPATSILHDSEDLRPYECDGLSAYRRIPMAVALPDSVEQVQEIMRLCSALAVPVVARGAGTGLSGGALPYEHGLLLSLAKFTEIIDIDPARRTARVQPGVRNLAITQAADPYGFYYAPDPSSQIACTIGGNVAENAGGVHCLKYGLTVHNIQRLKVVTVDGDCLTIGGDGPDAPGYDLLALMTGSEGMLGVIVEVTVKLLPKPERAQVVLAAFDNVVKAGAAVGDIIAAGIIPAGLEMMDTLAIRAAEDFVHAGYPTDAAAILLCELDGANAEVSEQIVRVREILRQAGAIELRTARDETERLGFWKGRKAAFPAVGRISPDYYCMDGTIPRRRLPEVLEAISDLSGSYDLPVANVFHAGDGNLHPLILYDANRPGELERTEEFGGKILELCVSVGGTITGEHGVGMEKINQMCVQFASAELDQFHAVKGAFDPAGLLNPGKAVPTLHRCAEFGAMHVHHGELPFPDLERF